The Montipora capricornis isolate CH-2021 chromosome 3, ASM3666992v2, whole genome shotgun sequence genome window below encodes:
- the LOC138040328 gene encoding uncharacterized protein, whose translation MSEGRQATSTVSTRFVAAKSRLAPLKAMRIPRLELMGALTGLRLTLKICRALEFPMMKAKFWVDSVNVRFWVQEQSRNLKPFISHRIGEIHDESCPDQWRYVPTKLNPVDHGTREVLVQNVIKDDPFLKRGENESPERKFVKAPEAYKEVKSDNREHPCPSYHTF comes from the coding sequence ATGTCTGAAGGAAGACAAGCAACTTCTACTGTAAGCACAAGGTTTGTTGCAGCAAAGTCACGATTGGCGCCACTGAAAGCCATGAGAATTCCGCGATTAGAGTTAATGGGAGCACTGACTGGTCTCCGACTGACATTGAAGATATGTAGAGCACTGGAGTTTCCCATGATGAAGGCCAAATTTTGGGTGGATAGCGTAAATGTCCGGTTTTGGGTACAAGAACAGAGTCGAAATTTGAAACCGTTTATATCCCACCGGATTGGAGAAATTCACGATGAGAGCTGCCCAGATCAATGGCGATATGTTCCAACGAAACTCAACCCTGTGGACCATGGAACTCGAGAAGTTTTAGTTCAAAATGTAATTAAAGATGACCCATTTCTAAAGAGGGGAGAAAATGAGTCGCCAGAGAGAAAATTTGTAAAAGCCCCAGAAGCTTATAAGGAAGTTAAATCAGACAATCGAGAGCATCCTTGTCCCTCCTACCATACTTTTTAA